One Paenibacillus sp. FSL W8-0186 genomic window carries:
- the greA gene encoding transcription elongation factor GreA: MSDKEVILTQDGLKKLEEELENLKSVKRREVAERIKVAIGYGDISENSEYEDAKNEQAFIEGRIITLEKMLRNARIINNDEIDTDTVSIGSTVTVEDLEFGDTMEYAIVGTAESDPLQNKISNESPVGKAILGKQKGAIVDVTVPAGVIQYKIVDIKK, translated from the coding sequence ATGAGCGATAAAGAAGTTATTCTTACACAAGATGGTTTGAAGAAGTTGGAAGAAGAGCTTGAAAATTTGAAATCCGTGAAACGTCGTGAGGTTGCGGAGCGCATTAAGGTTGCCATCGGTTATGGCGATATTAGTGAAAACTCGGAATACGAGGATGCCAAGAATGAGCAGGCTTTTATTGAAGGCCGCATTATTACGCTTGAGAAAATGCTGCGCAACGCACGTATCATTAACAACGACGAAATCGATACGGACACGGTGAGCATTGGTTCGACGGTAACCGTAGAGGATTTGGAGTTCGGCGATACGATGGAATACGCCATCGTCGGTACGGCTGAATCCGATCCGCTGCAAAATAAAATTTCAAATGAAAGCCCAGTAGGCAAGGCGATCCTCGGCAAGCAAAAGGGTGCTATCGTCGATGTAACGGTCCCTGCGGGCGTGATTCAATATAAAATCGTAGATATTAAGAAATAG
- a CDS encoding helix-turn-helix transcriptional regulator gives MENLQLAQRIRAYRKLKGFTQQQLAERSGVSLAVLGAIERGNRRAEEQILIKIVDALGISMSELKSSE, from the coding sequence TTGGAAAATTTGCAACTGGCGCAGCGAATCCGGGCTTACCGAAAACTAAAGGGGTTCACACAGCAGCAGCTTGCGGAGCGATCCGGCGTATCGCTAGCCGTCCTCGGAGCGATCGAGCGTGGGAACCGACGCGCAGAAGAACAAATTTTAATTAAAATTGTGGATGCTTTGGGCATTTCGATGTCTGAATTGAAATCCTCAGAATAA
- a CDS encoding aminotransferase class IV: protein MNYIGVNGVPTPSAEAVISVMDHGFMYGMGLFETFRTYGGQPFLLERHLERLRGGCRELGIRYEAREELLRYEIASLLKANELLDGYIRLTVSAGAGPLGLPPEDYTEPCVIIYVKPLPSFDSGLYTHGKQLWRLSTPRNTPEGKIRLKSLHYMNNILAKRELEGLIKNAHPGGVPEGLLLTAQGHLAEGIVSNLFFVREGTLYTPEIGTGILPGITRSFVLELAERLGLSYIEGCYTWDELVAAEEVFLTNSIQELVPVTALVEPGGARYSVGDGMIGPVTEMLLDSYRSNCGV, encoded by the coding sequence ATGAATTATATCGGGGTGAACGGAGTTCCCACCCCATCCGCTGAAGCCGTGATATCCGTAATGGATCACGGCTTCATGTACGGTATGGGGCTGTTCGAGACATTTCGGACGTATGGGGGGCAGCCTTTTCTTCTGGAGCGGCACTTGGAGCGGCTTCGGGGCGGTTGCCGGGAGTTAGGCATACGTTACGAGGCCCGGGAGGAACTGCTGCGATATGAAATCGCCTCATTGCTGAAGGCGAATGAGCTGCTGGATGGGTATATCCGGCTGACTGTATCGGCTGGCGCCGGGCCGCTTGGCTTGCCGCCGGAAGATTATACGGAGCCGTGCGTTATTATCTATGTGAAGCCATTGCCGTCCTTTGATTCGGGGCTGTACACCCATGGCAAGCAATTATGGCGTTTATCTACGCCTCGCAATACCCCTGAGGGGAAGATCAGGCTCAAGTCGCTTCACTATATGAATAATATTCTCGCCAAGCGGGAGCTGGAGGGACTTATCAAAAATGCCCATCCAGGAGGAGTACCTGAGGGATTGCTTTTGACGGCCCAAGGACATTTGGCGGAAGGAATCGTCAGCAATTTATTTTTTGTGCGCGAGGGGACATTATATACACCGGAGATTGGGACCGGCATTCTGCCGGGAATTACTCGCTCTTTCGTGTTAGAACTTGCGGAGCGGCTAGGGCTGTCGTATATAGAAGGATGCTATACCTGGGATGAGCTGGTCGCGGCGGAAGAAGTATTTTTGACCAATTCGATCCAAGAGCTGGTGCCAGTGACGGCATTGGTTGAGCCGGGGGGGGCGAGATATTCGGTCGGGGACGGAATGATTGGTCCCGTTACGGAAATGCTTTTAGATAGTTATAGAAGTAATTGCGGTGTATAG
- the dusB gene encoding tRNA dihydrouridine synthase DusB: MLKIGDIEMKNQVVLAPMAGVCNPAFRLIAKEFGTGLVCAEMVSDKAIIHGNKRTREMLFVDEREKPLSLQIFGGDRGSLVEAAKVVDQETNADIIDINMGCPVPKVTKCDAGARWLLDPNKIYEMVSAVVDAVSKPVTVKMRIGWDAEHIYVVDNAKAVEQAGGKAVSVHGRTREQLYTGKADWSYIKQVKEAVSIPVIGNGDVATPEDAKRMLEQTGCDGVMIGRGALGNPWMLYRTVEYLKSGELLPEPDPEEKIRIAILHMDRLAALKGESVAVREMRKHLAWYLKGMQGAARIKDVIMEETKRDEMVRILENFVANLSIENAEEAESA; this comes from the coding sequence ATGCTGAAAATTGGCGATATTGAAATGAAGAACCAGGTCGTGCTGGCACCGATGGCGGGCGTCTGCAACCCTGCCTTCCGGCTGATTGCCAAGGAGTTCGGTACCGGCCTCGTCTGTGCGGAGATGGTTAGCGATAAAGCGATCATCCATGGCAACAAGCGTACGAGGGAAATGCTATTCGTAGACGAGCGGGAGAAGCCGCTTAGTCTGCAGATTTTTGGCGGGGATCGGGGTTCTCTGGTAGAAGCGGCCAAGGTTGTCGATCAGGAGACGAATGCCGATATCATCGATATTAACATGGGCTGTCCTGTGCCTAAGGTGACGAAATGCGATGCCGGGGCACGCTGGTTGCTTGATCCGAATAAAATTTATGAAATGGTGTCCGCCGTGGTGGATGCTGTCAGCAAGCCGGTAACGGTCAAAATGCGGATCGGTTGGGATGCTGAGCATATCTATGTGGTGGATAACGCCAAAGCGGTAGAACAGGCTGGAGGCAAGGCGGTCAGTGTACACGGCCGTACCCGGGAGCAGCTGTATACCGGCAAAGCCGACTGGAGTTACATTAAGCAAGTTAAGGAAGCTGTGTCTATTCCAGTCATCGGGAATGGCGATGTTGCGACACCAGAGGATGCGAAGCGTATGCTGGAGCAAACCGGATGCGATGGCGTCATGATCGGCCGGGGTGCGTTAGGCAACCCGTGGATGCTGTACCGGACGGTAGAATATCTGAAATCCGGGGAATTGCTGCCTGAACCGGATCCGGAAGAGAAAATCCGCATTGCAATCCTTCATATGGATCGTTTAGCCGCTCTCAAGGGGGAGAGCGTAGCAGTACGCGAGATGCGCAAGCATTTGGCATGGTACTTGAAGGGCATGCAAGGCGCGGCACGGATTAAGGATGTTATCATGGAAGAGACCAAGCGGGACGAGATGGTACGAATTCTCGAGAATTTTGTCGCTAATCTGTCCATCGAGAATGCTGAGGAAGCGGAATCCGCTTAA
- the lysS gene encoding lysine--tRNA ligase, producing MSEEHNTQEQEVEISELLQIRRDKLDELWNLGIDPFGKKYVRTHMAGAILQDYDSMTKEELEEKKVEVSVAGRIMAKRGMGKASFAHIQDLSGKIQIYVRQDSVPEVKYAAFSILDLGDIVGVRGEVFKTKTGETTIKVTDLEVLSKSLYPLPDKYHGLKDVELRYRQRYVDLIVNPEVQQTFIKRSRIIQSMRRYLDSLGYLEVETPTLHSIAGGAAARPFITHHNALDMELYMRIAIELHLKRLIVGGLEKVYEIGRVYRNEGVSTRHNPEFTMIELYEAYADYKDIMALTENMIAHIAEEVLGTKVVHYQGHEVDLTPQWRRVSMVDAVKEVTGVDFGVQMSNEEAHRLAKEHKVPVEPHMTFGHILNAFFEEFVEETLIQPTFVYGHPVEISPLAKKNEEDPRFTDRFELFIVAREHANAFTELNDPIDQRQRFEAQLIEREHGNDEAHEMDNDFIHALEYGMPPTGGLGIGIDRLVMLLTNSASIRDVLLFPHMRSE from the coding sequence ATGAGCGAGGAACACAACACTCAGGAGCAGGAAGTCGAAATCAGCGAGCTATTGCAAATCAGACGCGATAAATTGGACGAGCTGTGGAACCTGGGGATCGACCCTTTTGGTAAGAAGTACGTGCGTACTCATATGGCAGGTGCAATTCTGCAGGATTACGACAGCATGACGAAGGAAGAGCTTGAGGAGAAGAAGGTAGAGGTATCAGTTGCCGGACGGATCATGGCCAAACGGGGAATGGGGAAAGCAAGCTTCGCTCATATTCAGGATTTGAGCGGCAAAATCCAAATTTACGTCCGTCAGGATAGTGTCCCAGAAGTGAAGTATGCTGCTTTCAGCATTCTTGACCTAGGCGATATCGTAGGGGTGCGCGGTGAAGTATTTAAGACGAAGACCGGCGAGACAACCATTAAAGTGACCGATCTTGAAGTACTGTCCAAATCGCTTTATCCGCTGCCGGATAAGTACCATGGCCTGAAGGATGTTGAGCTCCGCTATCGCCAGCGTTATGTGGACCTGATTGTGAACCCTGAGGTACAGCAAACATTCATTAAACGTTCCCGCATAATCCAATCGATGCGCCGTTATCTGGATTCATTGGGATACCTGGAAGTAGAGACCCCGACACTGCATAGCATCGCCGGCGGCGCTGCGGCTCGTCCGTTTATTACACATCATAATGCGCTGGATATGGAGCTTTATATGCGAATCGCGATCGAGCTTCATTTGAAGCGTCTTATTGTTGGCGGGCTGGAGAAAGTGTACGAAATCGGCCGTGTATACCGGAATGAAGGTGTGTCTACACGCCACAACCCGGAATTTACGATGATTGAATTGTATGAAGCTTATGCGGATTACAAGGATATCATGGCGCTGACGGAGAATATGATCGCTCATATCGCCGAAGAAGTGCTGGGTACGAAGGTTGTGCATTACCAAGGGCATGAAGTAGACCTTACGCCGCAATGGCGCCGGGTATCAATGGTAGATGCTGTTAAGGAAGTTACCGGCGTAGACTTTGGCGTCCAAATGAGCAATGAGGAAGCACACCGCCTGGCGAAAGAACACAAAGTTCCGGTTGAGCCTCATATGACGTTTGGGCATATATTGAATGCCTTCTTTGAAGAATTCGTAGAAGAGACGCTGATTCAGCCGACTTTCGTCTACGGACATCCGGTGGAGATTTCCCCACTGGCGAAGAAAAATGAGGAAGATCCGCGGTTCACGGATCGTTTCGAGTTGTTTATCGTAGCTCGCGAGCATGCCAACGCATTTACCGAGCTGAATGACCCGATTGATCAGCGTCAACGTTTCGAAGCTCAGTTGATTGAGCGCGAGCACGGTAATGATGAGGCTCATGAGATGGACAATGACTTCATCCATGCGCTTGAATATGGTATGCCGCCAACTGGCGGACTTGGAATTGGTATTGACCGTCTGGTGATGCTGCTGACGAATTCTGCATCGATCCGTGATGTGTTGTTGTTCCCGCATATGCGTTCGGAATAA
- the folK gene encoding 2-amino-4-hydroxy-6-hydroxymethyldihydropteridine diphosphokinase, translated as MNTHPTSGTTEAYIALGANLGDREATLMEALARLDAHSKIEVLRCSRLYETDPVGYLDQPCFLNMTAALRTALGPEELLVVMQQIELELGRERKIRYGPRTVDLDLLWVEGQEIDTPLLTLPHPRMMERAFVLVPLADIVAEEESSGLYRRTQEALTSMDGKEGVRFWKICNWRSESGLTEN; from the coding sequence ATGAATACACATCCGACCTCTGGAACTACAGAGGCTTATATTGCTTTAGGGGCCAATCTCGGCGACCGGGAAGCGACCTTGATGGAGGCGCTGGCTCGGCTGGATGCCCACTCGAAGATAGAGGTGCTCCGCTGCTCCCGTCTATACGAGACCGATCCCGTAGGATATCTCGATCAGCCTTGCTTCCTGAATATGACTGCAGCGCTACGGACGGCGCTGGGTCCTGAGGAGCTGCTGGTTGTCATGCAGCAAATTGAGCTTGAGCTGGGGCGTGAGCGCAAAATTCGCTATGGGCCGCGAACCGTTGATTTGGATCTGCTATGGGTAGAGGGGCAAGAGATAGACACCCCATTGCTGACGCTGCCACATCCGCGGATGATGGAGCGTGCCTTTGTGCTTGTCCCTTTGGCGGACATCGTTGCCGAGGAGGAGTCTTCCGGCTTATACCGGCGCACCCAAGAAGCTTTGACCAGCATGGATGGAAAGGAAGGCGTACGTTTTTGGAAAATTTGCAACTGGCGCAGCGAATCCGGGCTTACCGAAAACTAA
- the folB gene encoding dihydroneopterin aldolase: MDKMVLRRMEYYGYHGVFEEERKLGQRFYVDLELELDLREAGQTDDLSKTVNYAEIHELLRGIVEGKSFKLIEALAEHIASSVLDTYTMVDALTVHVTKPHPPFDIHFEGVTVQLYRSRK; the protein is encoded by the coding sequence ATGGATAAAATGGTGCTTCGGCGCATGGAATATTACGGATACCATGGTGTTTTTGAAGAAGAGCGCAAGCTCGGTCAACGCTTCTATGTCGATCTGGAATTAGAACTTGATTTGCGGGAAGCCGGACAGACCGATGATTTGAGCAAGACGGTGAACTATGCCGAAATTCATGAGCTGCTGCGGGGCATTGTCGAAGGTAAAAGCTTCAAATTGATCGAAGCCCTCGCGGAACATATTGCATCCTCGGTTTTGGACACTTATACTATGGTAGATGCGTTAACGGTTCATGTCACGAAGCCGCATCCGCCATTTGATATTCATTTTGAAGGTGTGACGGTGCAGTTGTACCGCTCTAGAAAGTGA
- the folP gene encoding dihydropteroate synthase, with translation MQPTLYQRTYQCGETELKLGERTLIMGILNVTPDSFSDGGRYNEAERAVAHALEMVRDGADIIDIGGESTRPGHEPVSLDEELERVVPIVEAIHREAPHIPISVDTYKAEVARQSLAAGAHMINDIWGCKADPLMAEVAAEFQSPVILMHNRHDRDYRDLMQDVEADLLDSIEIARRAGVRDEQIILDPGIGFVKDYEENLRVMKELDRLMKLGYPLLLGTSRKRFIRTTLDLPVDELVMGTAATVALGIAQGCQIVRVHDVKEIKQLAKMCDAIIYA, from the coding sequence ATGCAGCCTACGCTATATCAGCGGACTTATCAATGCGGCGAAACCGAGCTGAAGCTTGGTGAACGAACTTTGATTATGGGTATTTTAAATGTAACTCCGGATTCTTTCTCCGATGGTGGACGGTATAACGAGGCGGAACGGGCGGTTGCCCATGCTTTGGAAATGGTTCGTGACGGGGCTGATATCATCGATATCGGCGGGGAATCGACCAGACCGGGCCATGAGCCTGTATCGCTGGACGAGGAGCTGGAGCGGGTGGTCCCTATCGTAGAAGCGATCCATCGCGAAGCTCCCCATATTCCTATTTCGGTAGACACATACAAAGCGGAGGTAGCGAGACAGTCCCTTGCCGCGGGCGCTCATATGATCAATGATATATGGGGCTGCAAAGCAGACCCTCTCATGGCCGAGGTAGCGGCGGAGTTCCAGTCTCCCGTTATTTTAATGCATAACCGGCATGATCGGGATTACCGTGATTTAATGCAGGACGTAGAAGCGGACCTGCTGGACAGCATAGAGATCGCGCGGCGGGCTGGAGTAAGGGATGAGCAGATCATCCTTGATCCGGGGATCGGGTTTGTGAAGGACTATGAGGAGAATTTGCGTGTGATGAAGGAGCTGGATCGGCTGATGAAGCTGGGCTATCCTCTGTTGCTCGGTACGTCCCGTAAAAGATTTATACGAACCACGCTGGACTTGCCGGTAGACGAGCTGGTCATGGGTACCGCTGCGACGGTAGCTCTTGGCATTGCTCAAGGCTGCCAGATCGTACGGGTTCACGACGTGAAGGAAATCAAACAACTGGCCAAAATGTGCGATGCTATTATTTATGCTTAA